Proteins from a single region of Sphingomonas morindae:
- a CDS encoding MerR family transcriptional regulator: MDEARGELRTIQDVADELGITSRTLRFYEAKGLIEPRRVGAIRVYGRRELGRMQLILRGKRLGFSIKEIKEFLDLYDADPQHLEQLRRLAEAAERRREALEHQQAAIAQTIAELRQIEAEAMERLGPAAHPPRAGDLAAAS, translated from the coding sequence ATGGATGAGGCGCGCGGCGAGCTGCGCACCATCCAGGATGTCGCGGACGAACTCGGCATCACCAGCCGCACCTTGCGCTTCTACGAGGCCAAGGGGCTGATCGAGCCGCGCCGGGTGGGCGCGATCCGCGTCTATGGCCGGCGCGAGCTTGGCCGCATGCAGCTCATCCTGCGCGGCAAGCGGCTCGGTTTCTCGATCAAGGAGATCAAGGAGTTCCTCGATCTCTACGATGCCGATCCGCAGCATCTGGAGCAGCTGCGGCGGCTCGCCGAGGCGGCGGAGCGGCGGCGCGAGGCGCTGGAGCATCAGCAGGCCGCGATCGCGCAGACGATCGCGGAGCTGCGCCAGATCGAGGCCGAGGCGATGGAGCGGCTCGGCCCCGCCGCGCATCCGCCGCGCGCGGGCGATCTCGCCGCCGCGTCCTAA
- a CDS encoding long-chain-fatty-acid--CoA ligase, with product MAAMRAARVPPRANPAGDPIAAGPAPRLLTDLLDASVARAGDAVALDFMGATISYAELGRLVARAARGLQDLGVEKGTPVGLCLPNMPAYVILYFAIHRIGGVVVNINPLYTGREIEHLLRDSGARIVACCDVPEYHDKLVALGDTLALDALIVCPISEALPPLKRLLYRLFKRKAIARVREDGRLLAFTSLLASAAPADPVARDPDDVAVLQYTGGTTGVPKAAMLTHANLAANSAQMTIHTGSLDLRDERIMGVLPLFHVFALTTVLNHGIDTASTIVLLPRFEMKLFLATMKRTRCTELFAVPTIYGALNTLPKAKLGALGSLKFSISGGAPLPFDVRQSFEARTGCRVVEGYGLSEASPIITCNPLDGAIKDNSCGPAFPATVIEIRDLDDPGRRLPAGQRGEVCARGPQVMKGYWRRPDEDARVFVDGALRTGDVGYLDEDGYLFLVDRIKDVILCGGYNIYPRVIEEALYLHPQVREAVVIGIDDPYRGQAPKAFVTLQPDASVTGLELRDFLKTHINKLELPREIEVRDTLPKTLIGKLSKKELVAEERAKAGRPNG from the coding sequence ATGGCCGCGATGCGCGCCGCCCGCGTCCCGCCCCGCGCCAATCCGGCCGGCGATCCGATCGCCGCCGGCCCCGCGCCGCGCCTGCTCACCGACCTGCTCGACGCGAGCGTCGCGCGGGCGGGCGACGCGGTGGCGCTCGATTTCATGGGCGCCACCATCAGCTATGCCGAGCTTGGCCGGCTGGTGGCGCGGGCGGCGCGCGGCCTGCAGGATCTCGGCGTGGAAAAGGGCACGCCGGTCGGCCTCTGCCTGCCCAACATGCCGGCCTATGTGATCCTCTATTTCGCCATCCACCGGATCGGCGGCGTGGTGGTGAACATCAACCCGCTCTATACCGGCCGCGAGATCGAGCATCTGCTGCGCGACAGCGGCGCGCGCATCGTCGCCTGCTGCGACGTGCCCGAATATCACGACAAGCTCGTTGCGCTCGGCGACACGCTGGCGCTGGACGCGCTGATCGTCTGCCCGATCAGCGAGGCGCTGCCGCCGCTGAAGCGGCTGCTCTACCGCCTGTTCAAGCGCAAGGCGATCGCGCGCGTCCGGGAGGACGGGCGGCTGCTCGCCTTCACCTCGCTGCTCGCGAGCGCGGCGCCGGCCGATCCCGTGGCGCGCGATCCCGACGATGTGGCGGTGCTGCAATATACCGGCGGCACCACCGGCGTGCCCAAGGCGGCGATGCTCACCCACGCCAATCTCGCCGCCAACAGCGCGCAGATGACGATCCACACCGGCAGCCTCGACCTGCGCGACGAGCGGATCATGGGCGTGCTGCCGCTCTTCCATGTCTTCGCGCTGACCACGGTGCTAAACCACGGCATCGACACCGCCTCGACGATCGTACTGCTGCCGCGCTTCGAGATGAAGCTCTTCCTGGCGACGATGAAGCGCACGCGCTGCACCGAATTGTTCGCCGTGCCGACCATCTATGGCGCGCTCAACACCCTGCCCAAGGCCAAGCTCGGCGCGCTTGGCTCGCTCAAATTCTCGATCTCGGGGGGCGCGCCGCTGCCCTTCGACGTGCGCCAGAGCTTCGAGGCGCGCACCGGCTGCCGGGTGGTCGAGGGCTATGGCCTGTCCGAGGCCTCGCCGATCATCACCTGCAATCCGCTGGACGGCGCGATCAAGGACAATAGCTGCGGCCCCGCCTTCCCCGCCACGGTGATCGAGATCCGCGACCTCGACGATCCCGGCCGGCGCCTGCCCGCGGGCCAGCGCGGCGAGGTGTGCGCGCGCGGGCCGCAGGTGATGAAGGGCTATTGGCGGCGACCCGACGAGGATGCGCGGGTGTTCGTCGATGGCGCGCTGCGCACCGGCGATGTCGGCTATCTCGACGAGGACGGCTATCTCTTCCTCGTCGACCGCATCAAGGACGTGATCCTGTGCGGCGGCTACAATATTTATCCCCGCGTGATCGAGGAGGCGCTCTATCTGCACCCGCAGGTGCGCGAGGCGGTGGTGATCGGCATCGACGATCCCTATCGCGGCCAGGCGCCCAAGGCCTTTGTCACGCTCCAGCCCGACGCCAGTGTAACGGGCTTGGAATTGCGCGATTTCCTCAAGACGCATATCAACAAACTCGAACTGCCCCGCGAGATCGAGGTTCGAGACACCTTGCCCAAGACACTGATCGGCAAGCTTTCCAAAAAGGAGCTGGTGGCGGAGGAACGCGCCAAGGCGGGCCGGCCCAATGGATGA
- a CDS encoding OmpP1/FadL family transporter produces MLLAYDRALRGATALAVIAAGLAAASQADAAAFYLQEQSVKANGRAWSGEAAERGAQQQWWNPAAIGGITGFQAYGGVTALYPRARSSNVNTRVVRPTLALPTGQVVPGSNSAVGGNQTFSNPVNDGYLPNGGFAFPITDKLAAGLTVTSPYSFTTNYDSDSWARYSADKTRLRTYDIQPGLAFSPAPSISLGAAVNVEYVRATLSNYLPDPISAAFPDGHQYLKGDGWDVGYSFGFQFHNEKVDLGASYKSAIKHKLKGTLIVDGLADPITLAAGVNRTIDPARAQFTTPWQVNVGARYHIVPSFTVNAQVTRFGWEKFDQITLAAPVNAALPENYRSRYAYSLGFDWDVTPRWTLRGGVQRDLSPIADGERDPRVPDGNRWTFAGGTSYQLTQHLGLDASVNYTKIASNPIDKATAAYAGTPLQTLILTSGQLYKAHALVFGLGGHMTF; encoded by the coding sequence GTGCTTCTTGCTTATGATCGTGCGCTTCGCGGCGCGACTGCCCTGGCCGTGATCGCCGCCGGACTTGCCGCGGCCAGCCAGGCGGATGCCGCGGCCTTCTACTTGCAGGAACAGTCGGTCAAGGCCAATGGCCGGGCCTGGTCCGGCGAGGCGGCCGAGCGCGGCGCCCAGCAGCAATGGTGGAATCCGGCGGCGATCGGCGGGATCACCGGCTTTCAGGCCTATGGCGGCGTGACCGCGCTCTATCCGCGCGCGCGGTCGAGCAATGTCAACACGCGCGTGGTGCGGCCGACGCTGGCCCTCCCGACCGGCCAGGTCGTGCCCGGCTCGAACAGCGCGGTGGGCGGCAACCAGACCTTCTCCAACCCGGTGAATGACGGCTATCTCCCGAATGGCGGCTTCGCCTTCCCGATCACCGACAAGCTCGCCGCCGGGCTGACCGTCACCTCGCCCTACAGCTTCACCACCAACTATGATTCCGACTCCTGGGCACGCTACAGCGCCGACAAGACGCGGCTGCGCACCTACGACATCCAGCCCGGACTCGCCTTCTCGCCGGCGCCGTCGATCAGCCTCGGCGCGGCGGTGAACGTGGAATATGTCCGCGCCACCCTGTCCAACTATCTGCCGGATCCGATCTCCGCCGCCTTCCCCGACGGGCATCAATATCTGAAGGGCGATGGCTGGGATGTCGGCTATTCGTTCGGCTTCCAGTTCCACAATGAGAAAGTGGATCTCGGCGCCAGCTACAAATCGGCGATCAAGCACAAGCTCAAGGGCACGCTGATCGTGGACGGCCTCGCCGATCCGATCACCCTGGCCGCCGGCGTCAACCGGACGATCGATCCCGCGCGCGCGCAGTTCACCACGCCGTGGCAGGTGAATGTCGGCGCGCGCTATCACATCGTGCCGAGCTTCACCGTCAACGCGCAGGTGACGCGCTTCGGCTGGGAGAAGTTCGACCAGATCACGCTCGCCGCGCCGGTGAACGCGGCGCTGCCCGAGAATTATCGCAGCCGCTACGCCTATTCGCTCGGCTTCGACTGGGACGTGACGCCGCGCTGGACGCTGCGTGGCGGCGTGCAGCGCGATCTCTCGCCGATCGCCGATGGCGAGCGTGATCCGCGCGTGCCCGACGGCAATCGCTGGACCTTCGCGGGCGGCACCAGCTACCAGCTGACCCAGCATCTCGGCCTTGACGCCTCGGTCAACTACACCAAGATCGCGTCCAACCCGATCGACAAGGCGACCGCCGCCTATGCCGGCACGCCGCTGCAGACGCTGATCCTCACCTCCGGCCAGCTCTACAAGGCCCACGCCCTGGTGTTCGGCCTGGGCGGGCACATGACCTTCTGA
- a CDS encoding DUF2147 domain-containing protein, with protein sequence MMPLLMLGALLAAAMAGPSSDSAVGHWRSPTKNAVIEIQRCGASLCGRLVSSDDLRADPARKDVNNKNPALRGRPLKNMLMLSGFRQESDAWVDGEVYNGADGRTYSGRITIVDANHLKLRGCVFVPLCKTETWTRLP encoded by the coding sequence ATGATGCCGCTTCTGATGCTCGGCGCTTTGCTGGCCGCCGCCATGGCGGGGCCATCCAGCGACAGCGCGGTGGGCCATTGGCGCTCGCCCACCAAAAATGCCGTGATCGAGATCCAGCGCTGCGGCGCCTCGCTGTGCGGCCGGCTGGTCTCGTCCGATGATCTGCGGGCCGATCCGGCGCGCAAGGATGTCAACAACAAGAACCCCGCGCTGCGCGGCCGCCCGCTCAAGAATATGCTGATGCTCAGCGGCTTTCGACAGGAATCCGACGCCTGGGTGGATGGCGAGGTCTATAATGGGGCCGACGGCCGCACCTATAGCGGCCGCATCACCATCGTCGATGCGAACCACCTGAAGTTACGTGGCTGTGTGTTCGTGCCCCTGTGCAAGACCGAAACCTGGACGCGGCTGCCTTGA
- a CDS encoding thiolase family protein, whose translation MSDVVIAGYARSPFHLANKGALARTRPDDLAAAVIRGLIERTGVDPALIEDIIVGCAFPEGEQGMNVARLIGLLSDLPLSVGGMTVNRFCGSSMSAIHIAMGQIAIGAGEAFICAGVESMSRVPMGGYNPLFNADLAERNAGAYMGMGETAENVAEKYQITRAEQEAFAVASQHKAAAARAEGRLKDEIVPIATKAGLVTEDGIIRPDTTAEVLAGLKPAFDKDGTVTAGTASPLTDGASAVLVTSAAFAARHGLAPLAHIRSVAISGCDPAIMGIGPVGASRKAMERAGVTAEQIDLVELNEAFASQALACIRDLGLKPESVNLDGGAIAIGHPLGATGARIVGKAAALLAREGGRFALATQCIGGGQGIATVLERA comes from the coding sequence ATGAGCGACGTCGTGATCGCGGGTTATGCCCGCTCCCCCTTCCACCTCGCCAACAAGGGCGCGCTCGCGCGGACCCGCCCCGATGATCTCGCCGCCGCCGTGATCCGCGGCCTGATCGAGCGCACCGGCGTCGATCCCGCCCTCATCGAGGATATCATTGTGGGCTGCGCCTTTCCGGAAGGCGAGCAGGGCATGAACGTGGCGCGGCTGATCGGACTATTGTCGGATCTGCCGCTCTCGGTGGGCGGCATGACGGTGAACCGCTTCTGCGGCTCGTCGATGAGCGCGATCCACATCGCCATGGGGCAGATCGCGATCGGCGCCGGCGAGGCCTTTATCTGCGCGGGCGTCGAGTCGATGAGCCGGGTGCCGATGGGCGGCTACAACCCCCTGTTCAACGCCGATCTCGCCGAGCGTAACGCCGGCGCCTATATGGGCATGGGCGAAACCGCCGAGAATGTGGCGGAGAAATACCAGATCACCCGCGCCGAGCAGGAGGCGTTCGCGGTCGCCAGCCAGCACAAGGCCGCCGCCGCGCGGGCCGAGGGCCGGCTGAAGGACGAGATCGTGCCGATCGCCACCAAGGCCGGGCTGGTGACGGAGGATGGCATCATCCGCCCCGACACCACGGCGGAGGTGCTGGCCGGGCTCAAGCCCGCCTTCGACAAGGACGGCACCGTCACCGCCGGCACCGCCTCGCCGCTCACCGATGGCGCCTCGGCGGTGCTCGTCACCTCGGCGGCGTTCGCGGCGCGCCACGGCCTCGCTCCGCTCGCGCATATCCGCAGCGTCGCGATCTCGGGATGCGATCCGGCGATCATGGGAATCGGCCCCGTGGGCGCGAGCCGCAAGGCGATGGAGCGCGCGGGCGTCACCGCCGAGCAGATCGATCTGGTCGAACTCAACGAGGCCTTCGCCAGCCAGGCGCTCGCCTGCATCCGCGATCTCGGGCTCAAGCCCGAGAGCGTCAATCTGGATGGCGGCGCCATCGCCATCGGCCATCCGCTCGGCGCCACGGGCGCGCGCATCGTCGGCAAGGCGGCGGCGCTGCTG